Proteins from one Microcoleus sp. FACHB-672 genomic window:
- a CDS encoding cytidylyltransferase domain-containing protein produces the protein MSTLAIIPARGGSKGVPRKNLRPLAGKPLVAHSILDAKEAKLVNSVYVSTDDPEIAEISRLYGAEVIDRPAELAGDTASSESALLHALTELEKTGISPELVIFLQCTSPIRTGADIDQAIEQLILENADSLLSVSRSHKFFWEQVNGLAQSINYDYRQRPRRQDMLPQFVENGSLYIFKPWVLKSLGNRLGGQISLFSMSEEASWDIDSMVDFEIAEFLLSKVEKFHYP, from the coding sequence TTGAGTACACTTGCTATCATCCCCGCTCGCGGCGGTTCCAAAGGTGTCCCCCGCAAGAACCTGCGCCCCCTTGCCGGTAAACCCTTAGTCGCCCACTCTATTCTGGATGCCAAGGAAGCAAAGCTGGTAAACAGTGTCTACGTCTCAACGGATGACCCAGAAATTGCCGAAATTTCCAGACTGTATGGTGCAGAAGTCATTGATCGTCCAGCAGAACTTGCCGGGGACACTGCATCCTCTGAATCAGCCTTACTTCACGCTCTAACAGAACTTGAAAAAACCGGCATCTCTCCAGAGTTAGTTATTTTCCTGCAATGCACTTCCCCAATTAGGACAGGTGCCGACATCGATCAAGCGATTGAGCAGTTAATATTAGAGAATGCTGACTCGCTATTATCCGTCTCTCGCTCCCATAAATTTTTTTGGGAACAAGTCAACGGCCTTGCTCAGTCTATTAACTACGACTATCGCCAGCGCCCCCGCCGTCAAGATATGCTGCCACAATTTGTTGAGAACGGGTCGCTTTACATTTTTAAGCCTTGGGTGCTAAAGTCTCTAGGGAATCGGCTGGGCGGCCAAATTTCTCTATTTTCTATGAGTGAAGAGGCTAGCTGGGATATAGATTCAATGGTAGATTTTGAAATTGCGGAGTTCTTGCTCAGCAAGGTGGAAAAATTTCACTATCCCTAA
- a CDS encoding DUF115 domain-containing protein, with product MSPKELARQILPPLLFGELMNALYFLEFQKYRKLIQKNSQLKNTETGRCFIIGSGPSIKNIDLRLLENEKVMALNNFYVHPLYEFIKPQYYVVAPLHQPQTDEEWLAWFKDMDANLCANTILFLGLSHRGLLKQKNPSAYEIVNQNDELFKKIDVNYYFSGDFCNRSLDKFIDLETPLFTSFTCSLMAIVIALYLGFKQIYLLGMDSNHFMFDQESERRFYTNGIHQKNEIQRVWGDRYYVECFKAIYEIFKKYYDLNKIAEKKGIKIINATDNTVLKIFDCVEFESLF from the coding sequence ATGAGTCCTAAAGAATTAGCCCGTCAGATTCTCCCTCCACTTTTATTCGGAGAATTGATGAATGCTTTGTATTTTCTTGAATTTCAAAAATACAGAAAATTAATTCAAAAAAATTCCCAGCTTAAGAATACAGAAACAGGGAGATGCTTCATCATTGGGAGTGGGCCATCAATAAAAAACATCGATTTAAGGCTGTTGGAAAATGAAAAAGTTATGGCACTGAATAATTTCTATGTCCACCCTCTTTACGAGTTTATCAAACCTCAATACTATGTAGTTGCACCACTTCACCAACCTCAGACAGATGAAGAATGGTTGGCCTGGTTCAAAGATATGGATGCAAACTTGTGCGCTAATACGATCCTTTTCCTTGGATTGTCTCACAGAGGGTTATTGAAGCAAAAAAATCCTTCAGCCTATGAAATCGTAAATCAGAATGATGAATTATTCAAAAAGATAGATGTTAATTATTATTTTAGTGGAGATTTCTGTAATAGAAGCCTTGATAAATTTATCGATTTAGAAACTCCGTTATTTACCAGTTTTACTTGTTCGTTAATGGCTATAGTAATTGCTTTATATTTGGGATTTAAACAAATATATCTTTTGGGCATGGATAGCAATCATTTTATGTTTGATCAAGAATCAGAAAGGAGATTTTATACTAACGGAATTCACCAAAAGAATGAAATTCAGAGAGTTTGGGGAGATCGGTATTATGTAGAATGCTTTAAAGCTATTTATGAAATTTTTAAGAAATACTACGATTTGAATAAAATTGCTGAAAAGAAGGGGATAAAAATAATAAACGCGACAGATAACACAGTTCTTAAAATTTTTGACTGTGTGGAATTTGAAAGTCTTTTTTAA
- a CDS encoding N-acetylneuraminate synthase family protein: MRAYLDVPNFPKKKSSLACNGIASQSIQIDQFTIDAKSATFIIAEIGINHNGSLILAKQLIDKAVEVGANCAKFQMRHLPSLYHNAGNSNDPSEDIGSQYTLDLLARFQLSSQELFAAFDYCRQRDILPLCSVWDLESLLQLEQYGMLAYKVASADLTNHDLLTALAKTGKPLLCSTGMSTEDEIIEAVALLKRLGAVYMLLHCNSTYPTPFKDVNLNYLERLEDIGECLIGYSGHDRGIYTAIAAVAKGAKVIEKHFTLDKSMEGNDHKVSLLPKEFQAMVQGIREVEQALGTAAPRRLSQGELMNRATLAKSLVINCDLEPGQVITAEMIVVKSPGKGLQPNRKSDLIGLKAKRSLKAGDFFFAGDLEQETVKSRHYKFNRPWGLPVRYHDFKTILAKSNPDLLEFHLSYRDLEQDIHQFFNQTYDLDLVVHSPELFAGDHLLNLCALDENYRQHSVRELQRVIDVTRTLKPFFKKASRPLIVGNLGGFTTDAPIPVSERRQWYDLIAKSLSELDTKGVEIIPQTLPPFPWYFGGQLYLNLFVEPDDTVEFCREHGYRVCLDISHSKLASNHYNWSFNQFVEQVAPHTAHFHIADAAGVDGEGLQIGEGDMDFPALAEFLEKASPTASFIPEIWQGHHNQGEGFWIALEKLEKWL, from the coding sequence ATGCGTGCTTATTTAGATGTGCCCAATTTTCCCAAGAAAAAATCGAGCCTAGCCTGTAATGGCATTGCTTCTCAAAGTATCCAGATTGATCAATTTACGATTGATGCTAAATCAGCCACCTTCATAATTGCTGAGATTGGCATCAATCACAATGGCAGCCTCATCTTAGCTAAGCAACTGATTGACAAAGCGGTGGAAGTTGGGGCGAATTGCGCGAAATTTCAGATGCGGCATTTGCCTTCTTTGTATCACAATGCCGGCAACAGTAATGATCCTAGTGAGGACATCGGTTCTCAGTACACTCTAGATTTGTTGGCGCGATTTCAACTTAGTTCTCAAGAGTTGTTTGCCGCCTTTGACTACTGCCGGCAACGAGATATTTTGCCCTTGTGCAGTGTGTGGGATTTGGAGAGTTTATTACAACTTGAACAGTACGGGATGCTGGCTTATAAAGTCGCCTCAGCAGATTTAACGAATCACGACTTGCTCACAGCTTTAGCAAAAACCGGCAAGCCTCTGCTGTGTTCTACCGGGATGTCTACTGAAGATGAGATTATTGAAGCAGTCGCTCTGCTAAAACGGCTAGGCGCAGTGTATATGCTGTTGCACTGCAATTCTACTTACCCTACCCCATTTAAGGATGTCAATCTTAATTATTTAGAGCGGTTGGAGGACATCGGTGAGTGCCTGATCGGGTATTCTGGCCATGACCGGGGCATTTACACAGCCATTGCCGCCGTAGCCAAAGGAGCAAAAGTTATCGAGAAACACTTCACACTCGATAAATCGATGGAAGGCAACGATCATAAAGTCAGCTTGTTGCCTAAAGAGTTTCAAGCGATGGTTCAAGGGATTCGTGAGGTTGAGCAAGCGTTGGGAACCGCCGCACCCCGCAGACTTTCCCAAGGGGAATTAATGAACCGAGCAACCTTAGCAAAAAGTTTGGTTATTAATTGCGATTTGGAACCGGGACAAGTCATCACAGCAGAGATGATTGTAGTCAAGAGTCCAGGAAAAGGTTTACAGCCCAATCGCAAATCAGATTTGATCGGTTTAAAGGCAAAAAGATCCTTGAAAGCTGGTGACTTTTTCTTTGCCGGTGACTTAGAACAAGAAACTGTTAAATCCCGCCATTACAAATTTAACCGGCCTTGGGGTCTGCCGGTTCGCTACCATGATTTTAAAACTATTTTAGCTAAATCTAACCCGGATTTGCTGGAGTTTCACTTGAGTTACCGGGACTTGGAGCAAGATATCCATCAATTTTTTAACCAAACTTATGATTTAGATTTGGTGGTTCACAGTCCTGAATTGTTTGCAGGCGATCATTTGTTAAATCTCTGCGCTCTAGATGAAAACTATCGGCAACATTCAGTCAGAGAGCTACAGAGAGTAATTGATGTAACGCGAACACTTAAGCCTTTTTTCAAAAAAGCCTCGCGTCCTTTAATTGTCGGAAATTTGGGGGGGTTTACAACAGACGCACCCATACCTGTCTCAGAGCGCCGCCAGTGGTATGATTTAATTGCTAAAAGCCTGTCAGAACTGGATACAAAGGGAGTAGAAATTATCCCTCAAACTCTGCCCCCCTTTCCTTGGTATTTTGGGGGTCAGCTCTATTTAAATTTGTTTGTAGAACCCGATGATACTGTTGAATTCTGCCGTGAGCATGGCTATCGCGTCTGTCTAGATATTTCCCATTCCAAATTGGCAAGTAACCATTACAATTGGTCATTTAATCAGTTTGTTGAACAAGTCGCACCTCACACAGCTCATTTTCATATTGCAGACGCTGCCGGTGTAGATGGAGAGGGTTTGCAAATCGGGGAAGGGGATATGGATTTTCCAGCTTTAGCCGAATTTCTAGAAAAAGCCTCACCGACAGCCTCATTTATCCCTGAAATTTGGCAAGGACATCATAATCAAGGGGAGGGTTTCTGGATAGCTTTAGAAAAGCTGGAAAAATGGTTATGA
- a CDS encoding SRPBCC family protein has product MTALTPSDYLDSAMASDWHPAARASLLRGEILIATQSHTAWGGAVTASMYLSLSRSKAWQQLTDYPRWVQFFPDLTHSQVLELNQNSKRLYQVARKTFLFLSIQAEIYLKVVEISHRQIKFYFEKGNFVDFSADLKLEDCDTGTIITYSVQATPSIPVPSIFIQQAMHLDLPANMRQMRKVMCEQ; this is encoded by the coding sequence ATGACTGCACTGACTCCTTCAGACTATCTTGATTCAGCAATGGCTTCAGATTGGCATCCAGCTGCTCGAGCATCACTCTTACGCGGTGAGATTTTGATCGCAACTCAATCTCATACTGCTTGGGGTGGTGCTGTAACTGCTTCAATGTATTTATCTTTATCCCGCTCAAAAGCTTGGCAGCAGCTAACTGATTATCCACGCTGGGTACAATTTTTTCCCGATCTGACTCACTCTCAGGTGTTGGAATTGAATCAAAACAGCAAGCGTTTATATCAAGTTGCCAGGAAAACGTTCTTATTTTTGAGTATTCAAGCTGAAATATACCTAAAGGTTGTAGAAATTTCTCATCGGCAAATTAAATTTTACTTTGAGAAAGGAAATTTTGTAGATTTTTCAGCAGATTTAAAGTTAGAAGATTGCGACACCGGCACGATAATTACCTATTCTGTGCAGGCAACTCCCTCAATTCCAGTGCCTTCTATTTTCATTCAACAGGCAATGCACCTTGACTTGCCGGCGAATATGCGGCAAATGCGAAAAGTGATGTGCGAGCAGTAA